DNA from Massilia antarctica:
CGCCGCGCGGGCCGGGGTAGTTGACCGTGTCGGTGCCGCTGCCGCCATCGATGACGTTGTTGCCTGCGGTTGGCAGCAGGACATCGTCGCCGGCGGTGCCCGGGACCGTGACCGAGGACCCGTTCCCGGTCCCCAGGGTAAACAGCAGGTGCTGGGTGGCGGTGCTGGTGTTGTCGGCCTTGTCGAGCGAGCTCACGCTCACGTCGTAGCTGCCGTTGACCAGGGTGCTGCCGGCCAGGCTCCAGTTGCCGTCCGAGCCGACCGTGCCTGTGGCGATGATGGCGCTGGCATTGCTCAGGCGGATCGTGCTGCCCGCTTCGCCGGTGCCGTTGAACAGGGCCGCGCCGCCGGCCGAAATGACCACGTTGCCGGTTGGCGCCACGGGCGCGTGGGTGTCGACGCTGAACAGCAGCGCGGCGCTCGGCACCGAGACATTGTTGGCGGCGTCGGTGGCGCGCGCCGTCAGCGACAGGTTCAGGCCGTCGGCCAGGGCCGAGGTGGCGACCGAATACGTGCCGTTGGTGCCGGCGGTGGTGGTGGCGACCAGGGCGGCGCCGCTGTACACCTTGACCGTGGAGTTCGCTTCGGCGCTGCCGCTGACAATCGGCGTGGAGCCGGACACATACCCGTTCGCATTCTTGACCAGAGTGAGCGTCGGCGCGGCCGGCGCGGTGGTGTCGCCCGCTGGCGGGGTCGCCGTTTGCACGGTCTGGTCGTCGAACTGCAGCTTTTCGATCGAGGTCAGGGTGTCCATGCCATCGGCACCGGTGACGCGCACGGAGCCGCCGCCCAGGTCGGTGACCGTGTAGGAAGCGTAATTGCCGCGGAACACGGCCGTATCGGTACCGCCGCCGCCGTTGATCATATCGTCGCCGCCAAGGCCCACGAAGCGGTCGGCGCCAGTGCCGCCGCTCAGGATATCGGTGAAACTGGTACCGGTGAGATAGCGCCCGCCGCCGGTCGAATTGATGCCGAGCGCGCCGCGCAGGCCGTCGCCGCCATACAGCCAGTTCAGGGCCGCGATGTCATAGGGGCTGAAGGTGCTGTACGGACCGCCCTGGCTGGTGTACGACATCAAGGTGTTGCTGGTGTTGTCGTCGCCGGTGGCCAGATGGATGCTGCCCTCGAAGGGGTGCTTCAGGCCGAGCATGTGGCCCAGCTCATGCAGCAGGGTCTGGTAGCCGCCGCCGCCCGGGGCCAGGTTGGCATTCTCGGTAGCGAACTCGACATTGTCGAGATACACATACGCTTGCGCATCGTAACTGTTGAGGGTGCTGCCGGTATAGCCGTAGCTCGAATTCCAGCTGCACAGGCCGCTGACATTGTCGCCGGTGATATTCACCGCCGCCAGGTGCACATCGGCCGCGGTGCCGGTGGCCGTTTCGGTGAAGGTGATGCCGGTCAGCGCCGCCAGGGCCGCGAAGGCGGCACGCGCGTTGGTTTGCTGGGAAGCGGAAAACGCGGTCTGGCCGAACTGGGTCGCTTCATTGCCGGAAGCGACAGAAAACGTGTAGACGATGGTGTTGCCGGCTGGTGTCAGGTAGTTCCAGTCCGGGCCCGTGTCGAGCAGGGCATCGATATGGACCAAGCCGGAGGTGGGGGTTACGGTGATGTCGGATACGGTCGCCATGCTGTGTGCTCGCCAATTGGATGTAAAAAGGTCCAAATGACGCGCCACCGTGGTCCAGGCAGGCGGATTTGGAATGGTGGCGCGCTTGCGCGCAGCCATGAAATCAGTATTTCAAACTAGGGTGTTGCCGTCAAACAAAATCTGAATCGTGTGCGCAATTTAGCGCAAATAAACACCACCGCAGATGATGACCTCCTCCGTGGGCTGGCAATACATTGCCTTCGGTTCAATCTTGCCGCTGGTGGGGTTGGTGAACTTATATTCCTGCCAAAAAGGAAGATTCTTTTTTGCCATCTCGACCCGTTCATGCACGAAGGCCTTGCCGTCGATATCTTTCAACTCCATCAAATTCTTGCCCAGCATTTTGGGATTGGCGCCGTGCGCGCGCACCACGCCATCGTAGCCGTAGGCCACCATGTACAGGTCGCGCTCGGTGAAAGGCCCATCCTTGCGGTTGATCTCGGTGTAGGTCTTGTCCTTGCCGTGGGCCTTCATGTACGCAACGGTCTTCTTGACCATGGCTTCGGCTTCCGGCCTGGTGGCAAACTCCTGCGCAATGGCGGGGGCGGCCATGGTCCAGGCCAGCAAGGCGGCAAGGATGGCGCCGCGCGGCGCGCGAGTGTATGTCAACATGAAATTTTCCTTCGGCAAAGTATGCGACATGGAATCGATCCATGCTAGCACGCCTGTTCCATACCGCCGAGCATTATAGAAGACCTCAGGTTTTCGGTGTTGCAAGCAAGGCTTTCAAGCTGGCCAGGCGGTCCTTGGGCGAAATCGTTTCCGCCTCGGTGGCTGGGGCGTCGCCGACGTCGAGCGCCATTTCCTTGATGAACCGCGACACATCGCAATGGACTTGCTCGCCGGCACGTTTGCGTTTCTTGCACCACGTAATGTACAAAGTGCGCTGGGCGCGCGTGATGCCCACGTACATCAGGCGCCGTTCTTCCTGGATGCGCGCGCCGATCGTTTCCACCGAGGCATCCGGGTCGCCCTTGTGCGGCAGGATGCCCTCTTCCACGCCGACCAGGAAGACGTGCGGAAACTCCAGTCCCTTGGATGCGTGCAGGGTCGACATGCGCACCGCGTCCGGCTCCTCGTCCTTGCCTTCCAACATGCTCATCAAGGCCACCATCTGGGTCAGTTCCAGCAGGTTTTTTTCCTCGCCGGATTTATCCTTGCCGCCGCAGCCGCGCTCCTTGAGCCAGTTGGTAAATTCGAGCACGTTGAGCCACTTGCTCTGGGCCGCGCGGTCGTCGAAGGTATCGTACAGATAACTTTCGTAAGCGATCTCCTTCATCATGTCGTCCAGCACTGCGGCCGCGTTCTCGCCGCTGCCGGACGGGCCGGGGCGGCTGGCGCGCGCTTCGAGCTGGTTGATGAAGTTGCAAAACGCGCGCAAGGGCAGCAACTGGCGGTCCGGCAGCTTCGCTTCGATGCCGCCCTTGAAGGTGGCCTCGAACAAGGAGCAGTTCCACTGCTTGGAAAACGCGCCCAGCACTTCCAGGGTGGCCATGCCGACCCCGCGCTTGGGGGTGGTGACGGCGCGGATGAAGGCCGGATCGTCGCCCTCGTTGGCGATCAGGCGCAGGTAACTGATGATGTCCTTGATTTCCGCCTTGTCGAAAAAACTCTGGCCGCCGGAAATGGTGTACGGAATGCGCTCCTTGCGCAAGCATTGC
Protein-coding regions in this window:
- a CDS encoding Ig-like domain-containing protein, which encodes MATVSDITVTPTSGLVHIDALLDTGPDWNYLTPAGNTIVYTFSVASGNEATQFGQTAFSASQQTNARAAFAALAALTGITFTETATGTAADVHLAAVNITGDNVSGLCSWNSSYGYTGSTLNSYDAQAYVYLDNVEFATENANLAPGGGGYQTLLHELGHMLGLKHPFEGSIHLATGDDNTSNTLMSYTSQGGPYSTFSPYDIAALNWLYGGDGLRGALGINSTGGGRYLTGTSFTDILSGGTGADRFVGLGGDDMINGGGGTDTAVFRGNYASYTVTDLGGGSVRVTGADGMDTLTSIEKLQFDDQTVQTATPPAGDTTAPAAPTLTLVKNANGYVSGSTPIVSGSAEANSTVKVYSGAALVATTTAGTNGTYSVATSALADGLNLSLTARATDAANNVSVPSAALLFSVDTHAPVAPTGNVVISAGGAALFNGTGEAGSTIRLSNASAIIATGTVGSDGNWSLAGSTLVNGSYDVSVSSLDKADNTSTATQHLLFTLGTGNGSSVTVPGTAGDDVLLPTAGNNVIDGGSGTDTVNYPGPRGDYTVVRDTSGFVVTATSGTDGMDLLRNMESIKFADTTLKLQYDDVVQALYLAYFGRAADAGGLAAFQSQLGNLHAPLTFSAVTASYAKDAGLHSLIDSFGTSAESAALYPGATDVFVTAVYRNLFGRAPDAGGLAFWTNAIDHDGLTRANASLSIMAGALENTTAQGVLDAKLVNNKIVIASDFTLAIDTPAEVAGYSGAPAAATVRSMLATVTANTDIAAFQATIVSTLAGMSSGGVQSGSGMLQHDSVHSDTGLAATPLVLVGVQQGGLIEAVL
- a CDS encoding cache domain-containing protein gives rise to the protein MLTYTRAPRGAILAALLAWTMAAPAIAQEFATRPEAEAMVKKTVAYMKAHGKDKTYTEINRKDGPFTERDLYMVAYGYDGVVRAHGANPKMLGKNLMELKDIDGKAFVHERVEMAKKNLPFWQEYKFTNPTSGKIEPKAMYCQPTEEVIICGGVYLR